A genomic segment from Leguminivora glycinivorella isolate SPB_JAAS2020 chromosome 27, LegGlyc_1.1, whole genome shotgun sequence encodes:
- the LOC125240289 gene encoding uncharacterized protein LOC125240289 — protein sequence MGKRKRSRSRDDDYDSILKKVKKLEKRLQNCRRSYSRSPSIEQENIDVNIDGHQSEVQSPLRDMEFTEPDNKDIENEDCVNENNVDNAEQTTNVEPELDPNILSILGDDPQNQTTFGEKLHKDISTRWQHILLNGLQKEIKSELIKLYPVPENCSNLKAPKLNLEIKAALTEVNLKKDNFSENKQNQLSSGIAALGKALSVAFGSNPSSQDLIKYLSDAGRLLCDYHYRESQSRRYSIINTLNKQTRDTIRDSKLDEYLFGSDLADHLKSSKAIEKSGLELKPVYTPRVQSRVVPATQPHRGALNSRGASRTAAAETRPYAAARRQPAPAPTTRDGRDRRYEPSTSRSSYHHRQRGRRR from the exons ATGGGAAAAAGAAAAAGATCGCGTTCAAGGGACGACGATTACGACAGTATATTAAAGAAAGTTAAAAAACTGGAAAAACGGTTACAAAACTGTCGACGAAGTTATTCGCGCTCGCCGTCCATTGAACAGGAAAATATAGACGTGAATATAGACGGTCATCAATCGGAAGTGCAGTCGCCGTTGCGCGACATGGAATTTACTGAACCAG ATAATAAAGATATCGAAAATGAAGATTGtgtaaatgaaaacaatgtAGATAACGCCGAGCAGACTACGAACGTGGAACCTGAGTTGGACCCTAATATTTTAAGCATCTTAGGAGATGACCCCCAAAATCAGACCACTTTTGGCGAAAAATTACACAAGGATATTTCAACTAGATGGCAACATATTTTGTTGAACGGGCTACAAAaggaaataaaatctgaattgaTTAAATTATACCCTGTCCCCGAAAATTGTAGTAATTTAAAGGCGCCAAAACTTAATTTAGAAATAAAGGCGGCACTTACTGAAGTGAATTTGAAAAAAGATAACTTCAGTGAAAATAAGCAAAATCAGCTGTCTAGCGGTATTGCAGCCCTAGGAAAAGCATTAAGCGTCGCATTTGGTAGCAACCCGTCTTCTCAAGACCTAATAAAATACCTAAGCGATGCAGGACGCTTGTTATGCGATTACCACTACAGAGAATCACAATCACGTCGATACTCCATAATAAATACTCTGAATAAACAGACTCGCGATACTATCAGAGACAGTAAATTGGACGAATACCTATTTGGATCTGATCTGGCCGACCACTTGAAGTCGTCTAAGGCAATTGAGAAATCGGGACTAGAATTAAAGCCCGTGTACACGCCGCGGGTGCAATCCAGGGTCGTTCCAGCCACTCAACCTCATCGAGGGGCTTTAAACTCACGGGGGGCGTCGCGGACAGCAGCCGCCGAGACACGCCCGTACGCCGCTGCCCGCAGACAACCAGCGCCCGCGCCGACGACCAGGGATGGCAGGGATCGCCGCTACGAACCGTCGACGAGCCGCTCGAGCTACCATCATCGTCAGCGAGGGAGGAGACGCTGA